A genome region from Pseudomonas sp. S06B 330 includes the following:
- a CDS encoding sensor histidine kinase: protein MSDSNTERADALLAGLPREGRGKLKVFLGAAPGVGKTYAMLQAAHAQLRAGVQVLAAVVETHGRAETEALLAGLTQQPLLRSEYRGVQLEEMDLDGLLKAAPQLALVDELAHSNAPGSRHAKRWQDVQELLAAGIDVYTTVNVQHLESLNDQVRGITGVQVRETLPDWVLQEAFELVLIDLPPRELLERLREGKVYVPEQARAAIDAFFSQTNLTALRELAMQTAAAQVDADLAHGYRQLGQDAPSLRGRLLVGVDGDAQAERLVRHACRVAQRRHLPWSLVHVDNGRLRDETARQRLQAAQQLAERLGGEVVLLRAGEVAKTLIQHALERRANLVLVGQSRDRLRRRLFGAGVAARLLREAHGLEINVLDRDDRPEPPSAAAKKVWVWRHYLLALVATLLATGIAWGVSAVLALPNISLVFLAAVLLVAVRSSLGPALACALMSFLTYDFLFIPPNFSFSIQREEDVLTSLFFLLMAALTGNLAARQRRQLQALRETQEQTNQLLDLSRKLTAATDRQAVFNAAGQHLDGWNDVQVCLLERDVEGRLQVVSAGSVQFSDNERAAADWAWQHDQAAGLGSDTLPNGRWWWWPLSVEEQPLALLGVRPRQGQSLTPQHRRLLKALSQPLAQALARARLAEQLEAARLHGETEQLRSALLASVSHDLRTPLTAMRGSIDSLLALGEAIAQADRQELLEGTRNEAERLDRYIQNLLDMTRLGHGGLKLARDWVAPTDIVGSALNRLRVVLAPLQVSTEVPDGLPLLFVHAALIEQALVNVVENAARFSPANGRLQLQVVAEGEQLRFAVSDEGPGIPVADREKIFDMFYTAARGDRGGQGTGLGLAICQGMIGAHGGHILVGEGIDGHGTCITLCLPLPTQPEPESEAL, encoded by the coding sequence GTGAGCGATAGCAATACCGAACGCGCTGATGCGTTGTTGGCTGGGCTGCCGCGCGAAGGGCGCGGCAAGCTCAAAGTGTTCCTCGGCGCAGCGCCAGGTGTGGGCAAGACCTACGCCATGCTCCAGGCCGCACATGCCCAGTTGCGCGCGGGTGTGCAGGTGCTGGCGGCGGTGGTCGAGACCCATGGCCGGGCTGAAACCGAAGCCTTGCTCGCCGGCCTGACGCAACAACCGCTGCTGCGCTCCGAGTATCGCGGTGTGCAGCTGGAGGAAATGGACCTCGATGGTCTGCTCAAGGCCGCACCGCAACTGGCGCTGGTCGACGAGTTGGCCCACAGCAACGCCCCCGGCAGTCGCCACGCCAAGCGCTGGCAGGACGTGCAGGAACTGTTGGCCGCCGGTATCGATGTCTACACCACGGTCAACGTCCAGCACCTGGAGAGCCTCAACGATCAGGTGCGTGGCATTACCGGCGTGCAGGTGCGCGAAACCCTGCCGGACTGGGTGCTGCAGGAAGCCTTCGAGCTGGTGCTGATTGACCTGCCACCGCGCGAACTACTCGAGCGTCTGCGCGAAGGCAAGGTGTATGTGCCCGAGCAGGCCCGCGCGGCGATCGATGCTTTTTTCAGCCAGACCAATCTCACGGCGTTGCGCGAACTGGCCATGCAGACGGCAGCGGCCCAGGTCGATGCTGACCTGGCGCACGGTTATCGTCAGCTCGGTCAGGACGCACCGTCCTTGCGTGGCCGTCTGTTGGTCGGTGTGGATGGCGATGCCCAGGCCGAACGCCTGGTGCGCCATGCCTGCCGGGTGGCTCAGCGTCGGCACCTGCCATGGAGCCTGGTGCATGTCGACAACGGCAGGCTGCGCGACGAAACCGCACGCCAACGCTTGCAGGCCGCCCAGCAGCTGGCAGAGCGACTGGGCGGCGAAGTGGTGCTGCTGCGTGCCGGTGAAGTGGCCAAGACCCTGATTCAGCATGCCTTGGAGCGTCGCGCCAACCTGGTGTTGGTTGGCCAGTCACGTGATCGCCTGCGCCGGCGGTTGTTCGGGGCCGGAGTGGCCGCGCGCTTGTTGCGTGAGGCCCATGGCCTGGAAATCAACGTGCTCGACCGTGACGACCGGCCTGAACCACCGAGCGCAGCGGCGAAAAAGGTCTGGGTCTGGCGCCACTACCTGCTGGCGCTGGTCGCCACCTTGCTGGCCACCGGCATTGCCTGGGGCGTTTCTGCGGTCCTGGCCTTGCCCAACATCTCGCTGGTGTTTCTTGCCGCCGTGTTGCTGGTGGCCGTACGCAGTAGTCTGGGACCAGCGCTGGCCTGCGCGCTAATGTCCTTCCTGACGTATGATTTTCTGTTTATCCCGCCAAACTTCTCCTTCAGCATCCAGCGAGAAGAAGATGTACTGACTTCGCTGTTCTTTCTGTTGATGGCGGCGCTTACCGGCAACTTGGCCGCACGCCAGCGCCGCCAGTTGCAGGCGCTGCGGGAAACCCAGGAACAGACCAACCAGTTGCTGGATCTGTCGCGCAAACTGACGGCCGCCACCGATCGCCAGGCGGTGTTCAATGCTGCCGGGCAACACCTCGATGGCTGGAACGATGTGCAGGTGTGCCTGCTTGAGCGTGATGTCGAAGGTCGTCTGCAGGTCGTCAGCGCTGGCAGCGTGCAGTTCAGCGATAACGAACGGGCTGCCGCCGATTGGGCGTGGCAGCACGATCAGGCGGCAGGTTTAGGCAGCGATACCTTGCCCAATGGCCGTTGGTGGTGGTGGCCGTTGTCGGTGGAAGAGCAACCGCTGGCGTTGCTTGGCGTACGTCCGCGCCAGGGCCAGAGCCTCACACCGCAGCATCGACGTTTGCTTAAGGCCTTGAGCCAGCCGTTGGCCCAGGCCCTGGCGCGAGCGCGCCTGGCTGAACAGCTGGAAGCTGCGCGTCTGCACGGCGAAACCGAGCAGCTGCGCAGTGCCTTGCTGGCTTCGGTGTCCCATGACCTGCGCACCCCGTTGACCGCCATGCGCGGCAGTATCGACAGCCTGCTGGCCCTCGGTGAGGCCATTGCGCAAGCTGACCGCCAGGAATTGCTTGAAGGCACGCGCAATGAGGCTGAACGTCTGGACCGTTACATCCAGAATCTGCTGGACATGACCCGCCTGGGCCATGGGGGCCTGAAGCTGGCCCGAGACTGGGTGGCGCCAACCGACATCGTTGGCAGTGCGCTCAATCGCCTGCGCGTGGTGCTGGCGCCGTTGCAGGTGAGCACCGAGGTGCCGGACGGCCTGCCGCTGCTGTTCGTGCATGCTGCCTTGATCGAGCAGGCGCTGGTCAATGTAGTGGAGAACGCTGCGCGCTTTTCCCCGGCCAACGGGCGCCTGCAACTGCAAGTAGTGGCTGAGGGCGAGCAATTGCGTTTCGCGGTCAGCGACGAAGGGCCGGGTATTCCCGTAGCCGATCGCGAGAAGATCTTCGACATGTTCTACACCGCCGCCCGGGGCGATCGGGGCGGGCAGGGCACAGGCCTGGGCCTGGCAATCTGTCAGGGTATGATCGGTGCCCACGGCGGGCACATCCTGGTCGGTGAGGGTATCGATGGTCACGGCACCTGCATCACATTATGCTTGCCGCTGCCCACTCAGCCTGAGCCTGAAAGCGAAGCCCTATGA
- a CDS encoding Mpo1-like protein, translating to MSKRLPNLPAWQWRGYHHNHRNPTNLVLHLIAVPLFILGVLLVLSGLFALDLGQLAVGVIALIAGLGLQRQGHRLETEQPEPFNDRKDAIGRLLVEQFITFPRFVLSGAWWRAWRDRHRH from the coding sequence ATGAGCAAACGCTTACCTAACCTGCCCGCCTGGCAATGGCGAGGCTACCACCACAATCACCGCAACCCGACCAACCTGGTGTTGCACCTGATTGCCGTGCCGCTGTTCATTCTCGGCGTCCTGCTGGTGCTGTCTGGGTTGTTCGCGCTGGACCTGGGGCAGTTGGCCGTCGGCGTCATCGCCCTGATCGCCGGCCTTGGCCTGCAACGCCAAGGCCATCGCCTGGAGACCGAACAACCAGAACCGTTCAATGACCGCAAAGATGCCATTGGCCGCTTACTGGTCGAGCAATTCATCACCTTTCCGCGCTTTGTCCTCAGTGGCGCCTGGTGGCGTGCCTGGCGAGACCGCCATCGCCACTAG
- a CDS encoding MltF family protein: MTRALFLLIVLSLGLLQAGPASARLPGPQQAAAKTQARDLAQIRSSRVLNVLVNQSRNSSGEVKGEPVGVEYHRLRAFEHYLNARARDGQEIRLKIIPRAKEQLLAALQRGEADLVAPGELLDPTSTRGLVASDPVVDNVPMVLVGRKGERSFQRVEQLSGRTVVLTSASAAGDTLHEINQKLALRKLPPIKVEWVDPTLAVEDVLEMVHAGIFHLTVVEQPIAVRWARVMPKLRIDRKVQVAAPEAMRWYVRRDAVMLHASLDRFLQGYRPPVNQDAAFERIYRRLYRVHNPLARKDRQRLEALRPVLQRHASEQNIDWLNLAAVAFKESSLNPSARGAGGTHGLMQITSSAAQRVGVSNISNVDGNVRASARYMALIRRKFFSSNQLNERERMAFTLAAYNLGPERVQAMRAEARRRGLNGNQWFFQTERIAMEQVGMGPVSYVNSVNKYFLAFDRERESLEPQGRKVAGRK, translated from the coding sequence ATGACGCGAGCGCTGTTTTTGTTGATCGTGCTGAGCTTAGGGCTGCTTCAGGCCGGGCCGGCCAGCGCGCGGCTGCCAGGCCCGCAACAAGCCGCAGCCAAGACCCAGGCCCGTGACCTTGCGCAGATTCGCAGCAGCCGTGTGCTCAATGTGCTGGTGAACCAGAGTCGCAACAGTTCCGGTGAGGTCAAAGGCGAGCCGGTCGGTGTTGAATACCATCGCCTGCGAGCGTTCGAACACTACCTCAATGCTCGCGCCCGTGACGGCCAGGAAATTCGTCTGAAAATTATCCCGCGGGCCAAAGAGCAACTGTTGGCGGCCTTACAGCGCGGTGAAGCCGACTTGGTGGCGCCGGGTGAATTGCTCGATCCAACCTCCACCCGTGGCCTGGTGGCCAGCGATCCGGTGGTCGACAACGTGCCCATGGTTCTGGTCGGGCGCAAGGGCGAGCGCAGTTTTCAACGGGTCGAGCAATTGTCCGGGCGCACTGTGGTGCTGACCAGCGCCAGTGCCGCTGGCGACACGTTGCATGAAATCAACCAGAAGCTGGCCTTGCGCAAATTGCCACCGATCAAAGTCGAGTGGGTTGACCCGACCCTGGCGGTAGAAGATGTCCTGGAAATGGTCCATGCCGGGATCTTTCATCTTACCGTCGTTGAGCAACCCATTGCCGTGCGCTGGGCTCGGGTCATGCCCAAGCTGCGCATTGACCGTAAGGTGCAAGTCGCGGCGCCGGAAGCCATGCGCTGGTATGTGCGCCGTGATGCGGTCATGTTGCATGCCAGCCTCGACCGTTTTCTCCAGGGTTATCGACCACCGGTGAATCAGGACGCTGCCTTCGAGCGCATTTACCGACGCCTGTACCGGGTTCACAACCCGTTGGCGCGCAAGGATCGCCAACGCCTGGAGGCCTTGCGTCCAGTGTTGCAGCGTCATGCCAGCGAGCAGAATATCGATTGGTTGAACCTGGCCGCAGTGGCCTTCAAGGAGTCCTCGCTCAATCCTTCCGCGCGCGGCGCTGGAGGCACCCACGGGTTGATGCAGATCACCTCCAGCGCGGCGCAACGGGTGGGGGTGAGCAATATCAGCAATGTTGATGGCAATGTGCGGGCCAGTGCGCGATACATGGCGCTGATCCGGCGCAAGTTTTTCTCCAGCAACCAGCTGAACGAGCGTGAGCGTATGGCGTTTACCCTGGCGGCCTACAACCTCGGGCCCGAGCGCGTTCAAGCCATGCGCGCCGAGGCCCGGCGCCGGGGCCTGAATGGCAATCAGTGGTTCTTTCAGACCGAACGTATTGCCATGGAGCAGGTGGGGATGGGGCCGGTCAGCTACGTCAACAGCGTCAACAAGTACTTTCTGGCCTTTGATCGTGAGCGTGAGTCGCTGGAGCCGCAGGGGCGTAAGGTGGCGGGGCGCAAATGA
- a CDS encoding acyl-CoA thioesterase, which produces MNFSQLLKAVRLHPQAVTIDASWAQGRACFGGLMAALLYEAMRAKTSPGRPVRSLAITFVGPAEPEVPISFEVELLREGKAVSSLLGRAVQNGQVVTLMQGSFGGGRDSVVDVPALPSVEMKGLQDSSVELPYIKGVTPEFMRHVSLRWAIGGIPFSNNPSRNMGGWVRLRDEGGDETLSEAHLLALVDAWPPTLLSHLNRPAAGSTLTWTIEFIQPVPSLTPHDSFKYCAQTEHARDGYGHAASALWTASGELLAISRQTVTVFA; this is translated from the coding sequence ATGAATTTCTCGCAATTGCTCAAGGCAGTCCGCCTGCATCCCCAGGCGGTCACCATTGATGCCAGTTGGGCCCAAGGGCGCGCTTGTTTCGGTGGATTGATGGCAGCGTTGCTATACGAAGCGATGCGCGCCAAGACCTCGCCCGGTCGCCCAGTGCGTTCGCTGGCAATCACCTTCGTCGGCCCAGCCGAGCCCGAGGTGCCGATCAGCTTTGAAGTGGAGCTGTTGCGCGAAGGCAAGGCGGTCAGTTCGCTGTTGGGTCGCGCCGTGCAAAATGGCCAGGTGGTGACTCTGATGCAGGGCAGCTTTGGTGGCGGGCGTGACTCGGTGGTCGATGTTCCGGCGCTGCCGTCGGTAGAAATGAAGGGCTTGCAAGACTCAAGCGTCGAGCTGCCCTATATCAAAGGTGTAACCCCTGAGTTCATGCGCCATGTGTCGCTGCGCTGGGCCATTGGCGGCATTCCTTTCAGTAACAACCCATCGCGTAACATGGGTGGCTGGGTCAGGCTGCGTGACGAAGGCGGTGATGAGACCCTGAGTGAGGCACACCTGCTGGCTCTGGTCGATGCCTGGCCGCCCACCTTACTGTCGCACCTGAACAGGCCTGCAGCCGGCAGCACCTTGACCTGGACCATCGAGTTCATTCAGCCGGTGCCCAGCCTGACCCCCCATGACTCGTTCAAGTACTGTGCGCAGACCGAGCATGCCCGTGATGGTTATGGCCACGCGGCATCTGCACTATGGACAGCCTCGGGCGAGTTGTTGGCCATCAGCCGACAGACGGTGACCGTTTTCGCCTAG
- a CDS encoding response regulator, producing MSQIATLLVIDDEPQIRKFLRISLSSQGYKVVEAATGAEGLTQAALARPDLVVLDLGLPDMDGQQVLRELREWSPVPVLVLSVRASEIQKVEALDNGANDYVTKPFGIQEFLARVRALLRQAPQATATDVAPSFGPLTVDLAFRKVTLDGAEVALTRKEYALLAQLAAHPGRVITQQQLLKDIWGPTHVDDSHYLRIVVAHVRQKLGDDPTAPRFIITEPGVGYRLVGPEQG from the coding sequence ATGAGCCAGATCGCCACACTGCTGGTCATCGATGACGAACCCCAGATCCGCAAGTTCCTGCGCATCAGCCTGAGCTCTCAGGGCTACAAGGTGGTGGAGGCGGCGACGGGCGCCGAGGGCTTGACCCAGGCCGCGCTGGCCCGCCCGGATCTGGTGGTGCTGGATCTGGGCCTGCCGGACATGGACGGCCAGCAGGTGCTGCGTGAATTACGCGAATGGAGCCCGGTGCCGGTCTTGGTGTTGTCGGTGCGCGCCAGCGAAATCCAGAAGGTCGAGGCGCTGGACAACGGTGCCAACGACTACGTGACCAAGCCGTTCGGCATTCAGGAGTTTCTCGCTCGGGTTCGGGCGTTATTGCGCCAGGCGCCACAGGCGACGGCAACCGATGTGGCGCCGAGCTTCGGCCCGTTGACGGTCGACCTGGCCTTTCGCAAGGTGACCCTGGACGGTGCCGAGGTTGCGTTGACCCGCAAGGAGTATGCGTTACTGGCGCAATTGGCGGCGCATCCGGGACGGGTGATCACTCAGCAGCAACTGCTCAAAGACATCTGGGGGCCGACCCATGTCGATGACAGTCACTACTTGCGCATCGTGGTTGCCCACGTGCGGCAAAAACTGGGGGATGATCCGACAGCGCCGCGGTTCATCATCACCGAGCCTGGGGTAGGGTATCGCCTGGTGGGGCCGGAACAGGGTTAA
- the kdpC gene encoding potassium-transporting ATPase subunit KdpC — translation MTSYVRPAVSLILLMTLITGAVYPLVVTGVAQVAFPEQANGSLLRDEQGQVRGSLLIAQDFKGDAWFHSRPSAADYATVASGASNLAPSNPALARRINDSAAQQYIEAQGAVPLDLLTTSGSGLDPHLSPAAVAYQLARVAAVRHVSTEALQALVEQSTLQPLIGPPVVNVLTLNAALERLAPVSK, via the coding sequence ATGACCTCTTATGTACGTCCGGCCGTGAGCCTGATTCTGTTGATGACCCTGATCACGGGGGCGGTGTACCCGCTGGTGGTCACCGGGGTGGCCCAAGTGGCTTTCCCTGAGCAAGCCAACGGCAGCTTGCTGCGTGATGAGCAGGGTCAAGTACGCGGTTCGCTGCTGATTGCCCAGGATTTCAAGGGCGATGCCTGGTTCCACTCGCGGCCCTCGGCAGCCGACTACGCCACCGTCGCCAGTGGTGCCAGCAATCTGGCACCGAGCAACCCGGCGCTGGCCCGGCGCATCAACGACAGCGCCGCTCAGCAGTACATCGAGGCACAGGGCGCAGTGCCGCTGGACTTGCTGACCACCTCCGGCAGTGGCCTGGACCCGCATTTGTCGCCTGCCGCGGTGGCCTATCAGCTGGCGCGGGTAGCCGCGGTGCGGCACGTCAGCACAGAGGCCTTGCAAGCCCTGGTAGAGCAGTCCACCCTGCAGCCATTGATCGGTCCGCCGGTGGTCAATGTACTGACGTTGAACGCAGCCCTCGAACGGCTCGCCCCGGTTTCGAAATAA
- a CDS encoding patatin-like phospholipase family protein: MSKRVALVLGSGGARGYAHIGVIEELERRGYDIACVAGCSMGAVIGGIYAAGKLEEYRNWIESLDYLDVLRLVDVSFRLGAIRGEKVFGQIRKIVGEVNIEELRIPYTAVAADLTNQQEIWFQEGCLHQAMRASAAIPSLFTPVVQGNRMLVDGGILNPLPIIPVVSSHCDLIIAVNLNSTNQKQYQLPVIERPAAFKLRFDNLISSLGSHLPFRRKQAEQLMRIEAELTPQAAQIPNPWLSDAADPEAQQPAAAPESAGAPKSATGSFIIDNVGPASLLDLINQSFEVMQTSLAQYKIAGYPPDVLINVPKRVCRFFEFYKAPELIALGREIARDTLDNYEAERR, translated from the coding sequence ATGAGTAAACGCGTGGCATTGGTATTGGGCTCTGGCGGGGCCCGAGGGTATGCGCATATTGGCGTAATCGAAGAACTGGAGCGCCGCGGTTATGACATTGCCTGCGTGGCAGGCTGCTCCATGGGCGCGGTGATTGGCGGCATCTATGCGGCCGGCAAACTTGAGGAGTATCGCAACTGGATCGAGAGTCTGGACTACCTGGACGTGTTGCGCCTGGTGGATGTGAGCTTTCGCCTGGGGGCCATTCGGGGTGAAAAAGTCTTCGGGCAGATTCGCAAGATTGTTGGCGAAGTGAATATCGAAGAATTGCGAATCCCCTACACGGCGGTGGCTGCCGACCTCACCAACCAGCAGGAAATCTGGTTCCAGGAAGGGTGTCTGCACCAGGCCATGCGCGCCTCGGCAGCCATTCCCAGCCTGTTCACACCCGTGGTGCAGGGTAACCGCATGCTGGTCGACGGTGGTATTCTTAACCCATTGCCGATCATTCCGGTGGTCTCCAGCCATTGCGACTTGATCATTGCCGTGAACCTTAACTCGACCAACCAGAAGCAGTACCAACTGCCAGTGATCGAACGCCCGGCCGCCTTCAAGCTGCGCTTTGACAACCTGATTAGCTCGCTGGGTTCGCACTTGCCGTTCCGGCGCAAGCAAGCCGAACAACTGATGCGTATCGAGGCAGAGCTCACACCGCAAGCGGCGCAAATCCCCAACCCCTGGCTCAGTGATGCAGCCGACCCCGAGGCGCAGCAGCCGGCAGCCGCGCCGGAAAGTGCCGGTGCACCGAAATCAGCGACGGGATCGTTCATCATCGATAACGTTGGGCCGGCGTCACTGCTGGACCTGATCAACCAGAGCTTTGAGGTCATGCAGACCTCCCTCGCGCAATACAAGATTGCCGGTTACCCGCCGGATGTATTGATCAACGTACCCAAGCGGGTGTGTCGCTTTTTCGAGTTCTACAAAGCACCGGAACTGATTGCGTTGGGCAGGGAAATTGCTCGCGATACGTTGGATAACTATGAGGCCGAGCGGCGGTAG
- a CDS encoding CHAD domain-containing protein, with translation MSVMLDHVIVQVLTLQVRLLACQARLAADTDSEALHDLRTTTRRLRSLLRPLRELPGVEQLEGAAKALGALTTPLRDREVLAAQLLERQQRDAAQQRLAHRRQTFASVAESAELGRLLAIVDAFPIFLRAAEREGLIRRLHKRIDQRLEKQWQRLRQALVDPAHDRHRLRLLIKRVRYGAEAYPQLEHAGRRLQRALKRAQGDLGDWHDRVQWLLQAEQQPDLAPCVEHWQAQLHAAEQRADATLERLQALLAQR, from the coding sequence ATGTCGGTCATGCTCGACCATGTGATTGTCCAGGTCCTGACACTGCAGGTGCGTTTGCTCGCGTGTCAGGCGCGACTGGCGGCGGATACCGACAGCGAGGCGCTGCACGACCTGCGTACCACCACCCGGCGTTTGCGCAGTTTGCTGCGCCCCCTGCGTGAGCTGCCTGGGGTCGAGCAACTGGAAGGGGCGGCCAAAGCACTAGGTGCGTTGACAACCCCGCTACGTGACCGTGAGGTGTTGGCTGCGCAGTTGCTTGAACGCCAGCAACGGGACGCTGCGCAACAGCGCTTGGCTCATCGTCGGCAAACCTTCGCTAGCGTTGCAGAGAGCGCCGAGCTTGGGCGCTTGTTGGCGATTGTCGATGCCTTTCCGATTTTCTTGCGTGCCGCTGAACGGGAAGGCTTGATCCGGCGCTTGCACAAGCGCATTGACCAGCGCCTGGAGAAACAGTGGCAAAGACTGCGCCAAGCGCTGGTCGACCCGGCGCATGACCGTCACCGCTTGCGCCTGCTGATCAAGCGGGTGCGTTATGGCGCGGAGGCTTACCCTCAACTGGAACATGCCGGGCGGCGTTTGCAGCGTGCGCTCAAGCGTGCCCAAGGCGACCTGGGTGACTGGCATGATCGTGTGCAGTGGTTGCTGCAGGCTGAGCAACAGCCCGACCTGGCGCCGTGTGTCGAGCACTGGCAAGCGCAACTGCACGCCGCCGAACAGCGTGCCGATGCCACCCTTGAGCGCTTGCAAGCGCTCCTGGCGCAGCGTTAA
- a CDS encoding TatD family hydrolase: MQLIDIGVNLTNPSFADKHAAILERAEAAGVVQMMVTGTSLEGSEQALELCLSLDESGQRLFSTAGVHPHDASSWSTESSRHVRALLEQPRVRAVGECGLDFNRDFSPRPQQEKALEEQLALAVELQMPVFLHERDASERLLAILKDYRDRLPAAVVHCFTGERAALFGYLDLDLHIGITGWICDERRGTHLHPLVSSIPQGRLMLESDAPYLLPRSLRPKPKNGRNEPAYLTEVLREVALHRGETAEQLAAHSTACARAFFGLPVIV, from the coding sequence ATGCAACTCATCGACATCGGCGTCAATCTGACCAACCCAAGTTTTGCCGACAAACACGCGGCAATTCTCGAGCGTGCCGAGGCTGCCGGTGTGGTGCAAATGATGGTCACCGGCACCAGCCTTGAGGGCAGCGAGCAGGCACTTGAACTGTGTTTGTCGTTGGATGAAAGCGGCCAGCGGTTGTTCAGCACTGCCGGTGTTCACCCTCACGATGCCAGTAGCTGGAGCACCGAGAGCAGCCGCCACGTGCGTGCCTTGCTCGAGCAACCACGGGTGCGCGCGGTGGGTGAATGCGGCCTGGATTTCAACCGTGACTTTTCCCCCCGCCCCCAACAGGAAAAGGCCCTGGAAGAACAGCTGGCCCTGGCCGTCGAGTTGCAGATGCCAGTGTTTCTCCACGAGCGCGATGCCAGCGAGCGCCTGCTGGCGATCCTAAAGGATTACCGCGACCGCCTGCCCGCTGCCGTGGTGCACTGTTTTACTGGCGAACGCGCGGCGCTGTTCGGCTATCTGGACCTGGACCTGCACATCGGCATCACCGGCTGGATCTGCGATGAACGACGCGGTACCCACCTGCACCCGCTGGTCAGTAGCATCCCCCAAGGCCGGCTGATGCTGGAAAGCGATGCGCCCTACTTGCTGCCCCGCAGCCTGCGCCCCAAGCCGAAGAACGGCCGCAATGAGCCGGCCTACCTCACCGAGGTGCTGCGAGAAGTGGCCTTGCACCGGGGCGAAACGGCTGAGCAACTGGCTGCCCATTCCACCGCGTGCGCCCGCGCTTTCTTTGGCCTGCCGGTGATTGTTTGA
- a CDS encoding methyl-accepting chemotaxis protein has protein sequence MGAWLSNISLKYKFWAVNAVAFVTTLFLVLYAVHLEQQARAQEAQAKAQSEAQLLAAWPAGQALPHNPLWLQYIPGQVPSFADENLDALANAQGWVELRGLALTGSDPLTGAQVINREGQQLAILAPSPSLLQVFTDRFTNYAVCVLILMLAMLCASQLLIRFLLSQLNTLKDVMLHVEKTGDLSARVPLSCGDEVGQMASAFNAMQTTYHRVVNTVARTAAQLDSGAARLAASMNDVRHGMLGQQSETDQAATAINEMTATVYHIAQHAGATRDLSQSADTLAGSGQQVVSRVQTSISGLSSGVQQTAEMIRQLAEDSQKINGVVGVIHSIAEQTNLLALNAAIEAARAGDLGRGFAVVADEVRNLAKRVQASTDEITTMVSALQAGTRDAVDFMQESSFKADDCVQQAQEAGAALAEITSAVAQMRESNTQIAVAAEQQSQVAEEMNRAVVSIRDVTEETVQQTVNSATTSSELATLAGELNKAIGQLKL, from the coding sequence ATGGGTGCCTGGCTTAGCAATATCTCCCTGAAATACAAGTTCTGGGCCGTCAATGCGGTGGCCTTTGTCACAACTCTGTTTCTGGTGCTCTACGCCGTGCACCTGGAACAGCAGGCCCGCGCTCAGGAAGCCCAAGCCAAGGCTCAGTCTGAAGCGCAATTGCTGGCAGCCTGGCCCGCCGGCCAAGCGTTGCCGCACAACCCGTTGTGGTTGCAATACATCCCAGGGCAAGTGCCCTCGTTTGCTGACGAAAATCTGGATGCCCTGGCCAATGCCCAAGGCTGGGTCGAACTGCGTGGTCTGGCGCTGACCGGCAGCGACCCGCTCACCGGCGCTCAGGTGATCAACCGCGAAGGCCAACAGCTGGCGATCCTGGCGCCCTCCCCCAGCCTGCTGCAGGTGTTTACCGACCGTTTCACCAACTACGCGGTCTGTGTGCTGATCCTGATGCTGGCCATGCTCTGTGCTTCGCAGTTGCTGATTCGCTTTCTACTCAGCCAGCTCAACACCCTCAAAGACGTCATGTTGCACGTGGAGAAGACCGGTGATCTCTCGGCCCGGGTGCCGTTGTCCTGCGGCGATGAAGTCGGCCAGATGGCCAGCGCCTTCAACGCCATGCAGACCACCTACCACCGTGTGGTCAATACCGTGGCGCGCACCGCTGCGCAGCTTGATTCCGGCGCCGCCCGCCTGGCCGCGAGCATGAATGACGTGCGCCATGGCATGCTGGGCCAGCAGAGCGAGACCGACCAGGCCGCCACGGCCATCAATGAGATGACCGCCACGGTCTATCACATCGCCCAGCATGCTGGCGCCACCCGCGATCTGTCGCAGAGCGCCGATACCCTGGCCGGTAGCGGCCAGCAAGTGGTCAGCCGCGTGCAAACCTCAATTTCCGGGTTGTCCAGTGGCGTGCAGCAGACCGCCGAGATGATTCGCCAATTGGCCGAAGACAGCCAGAAGATCAACGGCGTGGTCGGGGTGATCCACAGCATTGCCGAACAAACCAACCTGCTGGCCCTGAACGCTGCGATCGAAGCCGCCCGCGCCGGCGACCTCGGTCGTGGCTTTGCCGTGGTCGCCGATGAGGTGCGCAACTTGGCCAAGCGCGTGCAAGCCTCCACCGACGAGATCACCACCATGGTCTCGGCGCTGCAGGCTGGCACCCGCGACGCAGTGGATTTCATGCAGGAGAGTTCGTTCAAAGCCGACGACTGTGTGCAACAGGCCCAGGAGGCCGGTGCAGCCTTGGCCGAGATCACCAGCGCGGTGGCCCAGATGCGTGAAAGCAATACCCAGATTGCCGTCGCCGCCGAGCAACAAAGTCAGGTCGCCGAAGAAATGAACCGTGCGGTGGTGAGCATTCGTGACGTCACTGAAGAGACCGTGCAGCAGACTGTCAACTCGGCCACCACCAGCAGCGAACTGGCGACCCTGGCCGGTGAACTGAACAAGGCCATCGGCCAACTCAAGCTATAA